The genomic region CAGAAGTTCTCCATCGGAGGCAGCGATTTCCCCTAAGAAAAACTCAACCTCTCCTCTCAAACCACTATTGGGAAATTTCTGGATAAATTCCTCAAACTTCTGGGTCGCTACATCGGACTGATCCGAACCATAGTAGGTCATCGCAAGGCGATAGTTTGAATCTTCGAAATAAACGCTTTGCGGAAACTGATCGACGATGGTCTGGAACTGCTCCCTTGCCTTTTCAAATTGTGCCTGAAAAAGGTAGGACAGCCCAGGCCAATAATAGAGCCCGTCCTCAGCTGGAGTTCCTTTGAGTTTCGTTTTGAGCAACGCAAACCGATCTTCCAATTCGTCGAATTGCCCCTTATTCAGAAGATAGTTCCCCAGCATGAACACGACCTGCGCCGCCTCTGGGGAATCTGCATACTGCGCCAGAAAATCATCGACGGACTCATAGAAGGATCGCTCCTCATCCGACTGAAGATAAGCATTCGCCAAAGAAAGCAGTACTCGCTTGCGGAAATCTTCGTTGGACCCTCCCCCTTCAAGAATTTGTTCACCCAACTGCCGAGAGAGCCCTTCCATCCCCAACTTCGTAGCCGTGATGAAAGCAGCAAATCGGAACTCCTGAGCGATAGGATCATCGGGATAGTTGTCGACAAAACGGAGATACGCCCAGACGGCTTCGTAATCGCGCCCGGCCAAATAGTAATTCCGAGCCACACGGGCCATCAGTTGCGAAGTGTAAGGTGTCACTTGGCGAATGGCCGCAAGCTGCTGACGCGTATTTTCAAGTTCAATGATCTCATCGGCCATCCGCTCTTCAGAACTCCCACGGGCTCTCATCCGCTCGATCTGCGCAGACTGCAAACCTTCACGCTCTTCGAAGTAACGAAGGATCTGATCGCGAGTCAGAGTCGCATTATAAAGAAGAGCCGCCTGCGCATATTGACCTTTGTCTGAGAGCTTATCACCTGCCTGCATCAGGGCCACATTGAGGGAAACGCTATAACGCGAGGGATTGTCCACCGTGATCAGCGGCAATAGCTCCATGATCCCATTTAAATTGTTTTGCTCGATGTAGGCTTCGAGGATCAAACCTGCTGCCAGCGCTCGCTCGCGGTCGGTTTCTGACTTATCGAGAAAGGCGCGGAACCATGGGAGAGCTTTGTTCCAATCCCGTTGTGCATGCAGAGAGAGAGAGAGTTTCTGCAGAACGTCGCGCTCATCCGCTGGCCGAAGGCGACGGGACAAAGGTGGCGAGGCAACCTTTTCGTAGTCTGCCGCAGCCTTATCAAACTCGCCCAGCCCTCGATAGGAATCACCCCGAAACTCGAGAATCGCAATTTCCCGCTCCTCGGTTACTCCGCTTGCCAAGGCATTCGTAAAAGCGTCAATGGCCTGCTGCAAAAGGGCAGGATCACTCTGTTGACTATAATCCTGTAGATAACTCAGACCTACAAAAAAGTAGACTGGCCCGAGTGTAGCCTGCTCTTCCTCGGTTCCCTCCTTTAAACGATTAATGATCTCCAAAAGATAGGGACGAGCCGACTGGAAACGGTTTTCCGCAGAGAGCTCCGAAGCGCGTTCCTGCAAAGGCGTGATGCCCATCGATGCAGGATCGACCTGCGCCACCGCGCCGAGCGGGAGCATAAGGATGAGAACAATAAAGAGACTGAAACGGGGGTATTTCAAGGTCATGAAAAGGTTAAAATTGAGGAAGAAAGCTACCCCGATCAAGTCTGAAAGGGCTTTCCAAGCCTCACAGATGCCGAAAGAGTCACTTTTTCGATAATTTGTTCCGTATTCGGTAGATTTCTAAATCTGATCTTTTCCGCTCACAGCCCAGCGAGACAAGCCCATTAGGCCCTCTTAAAAAAGAAACCCAGAAAAAAGAGAAATTACTGCTCAGAGCTCTGCGAATCTCCCTCGGTGAAGAGCTTCCCTTGAAGATCCATCGGTGGAGACGGGGGCACTTCTTTGTGCAAATGACGCGGCGGCTCCTTGACCCGTGAGGCCATGGCCTGCCGCTTTTCCTCACAGATACGGCCTGCGATCTGGCGAATATGCATCCGGAGCCACATATTCGTGCTGCTCGATTCGCGGTAGTCGGCCGGACCATAGCTATCGATCCGCCCGGCCTGCAAAAGACTATCGTTTTGGGCGAATTCGGCTTCGCTCTCGGGATCGTAGACCGCAAAAGTGAGCCCCCCACTACGGCGCACGACCGAGAAGACTGGGACATCGCTCGGACCATCGGCGAGATAAATCATGTTCCGAATCGGGATGCGGCGATCCCCGGGAAGAATATTGGCGTTCACGTCGATGCTCGGATCCTTATTCGTCCCCTTATTGATCTCAAAAACGAAGCGAGTCTTGATCGTATTATCAACCATGACGCCGATCTGGCTCACCTCCCCACCCTCGACGAGTTCCAGTTCTTTCTGGCTTCCGTACCCCGGGGGAAAAGGCTTTTCAATAAATTCGCAGCCAAAAATCCCGTCAACATAGGGAGCAATGCTGCTGCCCCGAATCATCTCCGCCAGACCCGTACTGATAATATAATGCTCAATCGTCACCCCGTGCTTCTGGAAGAACGGATCCCCCGAGACAAAATTCTTGATCGTCTTGAAAAACTCCGGCAGCCCCGGATAAAAGCGCAACTCCCGCCCCAACTCCCTGAGTTTACGGTTCGAGAGCCCCTTCAACGGACCGTTTTTCACGTAACTCAGCAAGTGATTCAGGTAGACGGTATCCTTCGACACGTGGCAGCCTTGGCGCGCATAGAGCTCCGGCAACTCGTTTACCTCATTCCAGAACGTCTTTTCATCAATCCCATACGCTTCGAAGAGCGGGGATTGCATATACCCTGGGATCAAGGTTTTATCGAAATCCCAGATACAGGCGATCACCGTTTGACCGTGTAGGTTTGATTCTGCCATATTGATTATTCCGGATTTTTCTTTCAGGGAAGTATCTGTTCTGGCCGAACACGCCACCAGCGACAATTCTTTTCCCGACCTCCCCTCCACACCATTTTTCATGCACATTCTTCCCAGCACCGAATCGATTCGAGAAAAACTCTCCGAGAAAGACCGCGAAATGTCCGACCCCTCCATTTTTGGAGACGGTCGTAAAGCCGCCGCCTGCGCCCGTGAACATCAACGCCTAACCCGACTCCTCAACCTCTCCATCGAGCTCCGCTCCCTCGAATCCCAGATCGAAGAGTCCCGCGAACTTCTCAAAGATTCCAACGAAGATCCCGAAATTCGCGAGATGGCCGAAACCGAGCTCCCCGACTTAGAGGAACGCTCGGCAAAGCTTGAGGAAGAAATCACCCTCTTGGTCGTCCCCTCCGACCCCGCCGACTCCCGCAACACAGTGATGGAAATTCGCGCAGGCGCGGGTGGCGACGAAGCCTCCCTCTTCGCGGCCGACCTCTTCCGGATGTACAGCCGATTCGCCGAGACCCAGGGATGGCGAATCGAGCCAATGAGCTCCAGTCTCTCCGACACAGGAGGCTACAAGGAAATCATTTTTCTCGTCACCGGCGAGGAAGTGTACCGCCTCCTTAAATTCGAGAGTGGAGTCCACCGCGTTCAGCGCGTGCCGACCACCGAGACCAACGGCCGCATCCACACCTCCACCGCCACCGTCGCCGTGCTCCCGGAGGCCGAGGAAGTCGACCTCGTTATCAACCCGGAAGAACTCGAGATCACCGTGTCCCGGGCCAGCGGACCGGGCGGACAGGGAGTCAACACGACCGACTCCGCCGTCCAGATTCTCCACAAACCCACCGGCATGATCGTCAGCTGTGCCGATGAGCGCTCTCAGATCAAGAACAAGGCCAAGGCGATGAAAGTCCTCCGTTCCCGGCTCCTCCAACAGAAACAAGAGGAAGAACGGGCCAAATACGCCGCCGATCGGCGCAATCAAGTGGGCTCCGGTGACCGCAGCGAGCGCATCCGCACCTACAACTTCCCTCAAAGCCGCTTGACCGATCACCGGATCAACTGGACGACTCACGACCTCGACGGCATCCTCGCCGGCTCCCTCCAGGAAGTTCTCGACGCCCTCCTACGCGCCGACATCCGCGCCAAAGCCGAGGCCGCCCTCGCTGAAAGCACTAGCTAAACCCTCCCCTCCCACGATCCGTGCACACACTGCTGGAAATCCTCCGCAAATCTGAAGATCTTCTCCGTGATCGGGGAATCGTCGAAGCACGGCTCGACGCCGAGCACCTCATTGCCGACACCCTCGGATGCAAGCGAATGGAGCTCTACCTCCAATTCGACCGCCCGATGACCGAGGACCTCCTCGCGCAAATCCGCCCCCGTCTCTCCCGTCGCGCCCGCCGCGAGCCCCTCTCTTACATCCTCGGCCATCATCCGTTTCACGACTTGGACCTAACGGTGCGCCCCGGAGCCCTCATCCCCCGCCCGGAGACCGAGGACCTCCTCCAGATCACCACCGATCACATGCGAACCGAGCCGAAGCGCATCCTCGACCTCGGCACCGGCACCGGCGCCATCGCCCTTTGGCTGAAAACCTCATTTCCCGAAGCCACCGTCATCGCCACCGACCGCTCGACCGACGCCCTCTCCCTCGCGAAAGAGAACGGCGAAAAACTCGGTCTCGAAGTTGAGTGGACCGAATCCGATTGGTTCGAAAACGTGACGAGCCCCTTCGACCTCATCGTCTCCAACCCACCCTACCTTACCGAAAAAGAGTGGAAGGATGCCGAACCGGAAGTTCGCGACTTCGAGCCCAAAGAAGCGCTGGTCGCTCCCGACAGCGGTCTGGCCGACCTCAAACGAATCCTTGCCGAAGCCCGACCCTTCCTCGCGGAAGGAGCCCTCCTCGCCCTCGAAACCGGCATTCACCAACGCGACTCCCTCCAAAAGACAGCCGAAGAAGCTGGCTACTCCGAAGCGTGGGGTGAGGACGATCTCAACGAACGCGACCGATTCTTCTTCGCACGGGCCTAGCCCCGCCCTGAGCAACGAGCCAGCTATCGTCGATGGTGGCCTAAACCAGCGCAAGACCTCGATCCACAACGAAGACGATGGCGCAAATGGGAAATACCCCCAAATAAGCAAAAAACTTTCGACCTTTTCCCGCATTGCTCCTTGCCCCGCGGTGCTCCGCATCTAGCCTTCCTCATCAGTGAGCCTTTCCCCGTCCCACAAATCGCCTGAAATGTTGCACGGACTCCCCCGTTGGATCCGTCGGAAACGGGTTTATCGATTCTGGAGAGGATGGTTGGGAACCCTACCCCTTCTTTTTTTTGCCTCAGCCTTGCTTTGCATTATTCTCTGGATCTTTCCTCTGTCGGGTTGGACCACTCTGAGCATCTGGATCTCTCTGATTCTTCTTTCATTCGCATCCGCCCTCATCCCTGCCCTCCGTCCTCTTCCGAGTGCCTCCGTTTTGAGAGATCTGGACCAAGGGCTTCAGACCGAAGACCTTGCGGTGACGGTCGGCGACCCATCTCTCGGCTCGGCATGGCGAGACCTGCTTCTCCGCCGACTCCAGCCTCACCTCGCCTCCCTGCAAATTTCCCGCATCTGGCCGCTAAACTCCTCCGGTCTTCAGAAGATCTGGATCGTAGCCTGCCTTCTCATGGGGGGAAATGTTCTTCTCACCGCCGTCGTCGCCCGCCCCTCCCCGGAAGCAAAGATTCAAGTATCCGAAGCCGCCAATGCAGCTTTGGAGGAGATGTTCGACGATTGGCAGGAAACTGCTCCCGAGATCGAATCGGAGGAATTTGAGGCAATCCTTGCCGAGGTGGAAGAACTCCGGACTGAAATGGACCCCTCCCAGCAGACTCCGAGCGAACGCATGGAGCTACTGAGTAAGATCGAAGCCATCGTAGAACGACATAAGAAGTCTCAATCCGAGTCCTCGATCGCCGAACACGCGGATAACCTCGCAGAGCTCCTCGAGCCTGTCGAAGGGATGAGTGGCGCCGCCGCCGCCTTGCGCCGAGGGGATTTCTCCGACGCGGGTCAATCACTCGAGGAAATGGTTTCGGCCCTGAAGAGCAAAGACAAGCTCCCGCCTGATGCCACCTCGCAAGAATTCCAGAACC from Puniceicoccus vermicola harbors:
- a CDS encoding tetratricopeptide repeat protein, with protein sequence MTLKYPRFSLFIVLILMLPLGAVAQVDPASMGITPLQERASELSAENRFQSARPYLLEIINRLKEGTEEEQATLGPVYFFVGLSYLQDYSQQSDPALLQQAIDAFTNALASGVTEEREIAILEFRGDSYRGLGEFDKAAADYEKVASPPLSRRLRPADERDVLQKLSLSLHAQRDWNKALPWFRAFLDKSETDRERALAAGLILEAYIEQNNLNGIMELLPLITVDNPSRYSVSLNVALMQAGDKLSDKGQYAQAALLYNATLTRDQILRYFEEREGLQSAQIERMRARGSSEERMADEIIELENTRQQLAAIRQVTPYTSQLMARVARNYYLAGRDYEAVWAYLRFVDNYPDDPIAQEFRFAAFITATKLGMEGLSRQLGEQILEGGGSNEDFRKRVLLSLANAYLQSDEERSFYESVDDFLAQYADSPEAAQVVFMLGNYLLNKGQFDELEDRFALLKTKLKGTPAEDGLYYWPGLSYLFQAQFEKAREQFQTIVDQFPQSVYFEDSNYRLAMTYYGSDQSDVATQKFEEFIQKFPNSGLRGEVEFFLGEIAASDGELLRAIKFYDEVPEHTDSISFITSAYFQKAKLLQKNGALPRAARTYEEYIKEYGEEGQLTQAIFQLGEIRKEQGRPGEALEEYRKAILEYGNDPANLGVDPMISTYVEQYDEVKARLTASLAFLEKMETDPQFREKIATNRGFLYQQFADNKNLDQGLYEELRQSKEFSEALAKSAEPLQPYLENYREQLKSFPKETPETVFSREFTKAQRRNQRTLAMRLQMALEELGKPPRSPMVIQESDLALASPKILIWIGGNQTRVDPELAKRAYRMAIDYEESVDEKVDAYLNLADLLMAEGDTDAAMTLYQQAEENFPADPRIYRALIAQARVYAEKGNTGEARERLMQILKTPDWRGEPHAEALYRVGVTYFDEGKYPEAHGFFERTFLGYGLFDEWAARAYLMDAKTLVEMNELEDAKRTLNEALSDDRYRNTEIYSELVEYENSI
- a CDS encoding haloacid dehalogenase-like hydrolase; protein product: MAESNLHGQTVIACIWDFDKTLIPGYMQSPLFEAYGIDEKTFWNEVNELPELYARQGCHVSKDTVYLNHLLSYVKNGPLKGLSNRKLRELGRELRFYPGLPEFFKTIKNFVSGDPFFQKHGVTIEHYIISTGLAEMIRGSSIAPYVDGIFGCEFIEKPFPPGYGSQKELELVEGGEVSQIGVMVDNTIKTRFVFEINKGTNKDPSIDVNANILPGDRRIPIRNMIYLADGPSDVPVFSVVRRSGGLTFAVYDPESEAEFAQNDSLLQAGRIDSYGPADYRESSSTNMWLRMHIRQIAGRICEEKRQAMASRVKEPPRHLHKEVPPSPPMDLQGKLFTEGDSQSSEQ
- the prfA gene encoding peptide chain release factor 1 encodes the protein MHILPSTESIREKLSEKDREMSDPSIFGDGRKAAACAREHQRLTRLLNLSIELRSLESQIEESRELLKDSNEDPEIREMAETELPDLEERSAKLEEEITLLVVPSDPADSRNTVMEIRAGAGGDEASLFAADLFRMYSRFAETQGWRIEPMSSSLSDTGGYKEIIFLVTGEEVYRLLKFESGVHRVQRVPTTETNGRIHTSTATVAVLPEAEEVDLVINPEELEITVSRASGPGGQGVNTTDSAVQILHKPTGMIVSCADERSQIKNKAKAMKVLRSRLLQQKQEEERAKYAADRRNQVGSGDRSERIRTYNFPQSRLTDHRINWTTHDLDGILAGSLQEVLDALLRADIRAKAEAALAESTS
- the prmC gene encoding peptide chain release factor N(5)-glutamine methyltransferase, yielding MHTLLEILRKSEDLLRDRGIVEARLDAEHLIADTLGCKRMELYLQFDRPMTEDLLAQIRPRLSRRARREPLSYILGHHPFHDLDLTVRPGALIPRPETEDLLQITTDHMRTEPKRILDLGTGTGAIALWLKTSFPEATVIATDRSTDALSLAKENGEKLGLEVEWTESDWFENVTSPFDLIVSNPPYLTEKEWKDAEPEVRDFEPKEALVAPDSGLADLKRILAEARPFLAEGALLALETGIHQRDSLQKTAEEAGYSEAWGEDDLNERDRFFFARA